The Herminiimonas arsenitoxidans genome window below encodes:
- a CDS encoding tripartite tricarboxylate transporter permease: MLQSLMDLQHGFGIALQPHNLMWSFFGVLIGNLIGVLPGMGALSAISILLPLTYAMHPIPATLMLAGIFYGSQYGGAIGAILLNLPCHPPHAVTCLDGYPLTQQGKGGTALGITMISSFFAASVGIIVMIIASPLLVSIAFEFGPAEIFSIMLLGLLCGGTMSRGSALKGVAMTLVGLLIGTAGTDVNSGTMRFTFGFLELSNKVELVALALGLFGVTEFLRNVNQIQVVSAHSTKVSLRDMRPSKADLKRSFMPMLRGTFIGTLFGCMPGTGPTITTFIAYAFERKISKTPELFGTGMIEGVAAPEAASHSKTQVDFVPTMSLGIPGDAVMALILGALLIQGIQPGPQLITEHADLFWGLVASFWIGNVLLIILNVPLIGIWVKLLRVPYRFLFPSALFFIAVGVYSVNNSLFEVGEVLVFGLIGALFVALDFSVAPILLGYVLGPMIEENFRRAVLLSRGDMMVFLQHPISCAFLTLCASMIAVQVFFSWRKSHRAKQATHNELSEIAPLP; the protein is encoded by the coding sequence ATGCTGCAATCTCTGATGGACTTGCAGCACGGCTTTGGTATTGCGCTGCAGCCACACAATCTAATGTGGTCTTTCTTCGGCGTGTTGATCGGTAATCTGATCGGTGTGCTACCGGGAATGGGTGCCTTGTCGGCGATCTCCATCCTGCTGCCACTCACTTACGCGATGCATCCCATCCCTGCGACCTTGATGCTGGCTGGTATTTTCTACGGCTCGCAATATGGCGGCGCAATAGGTGCCATCCTGCTGAATCTGCCCTGCCACCCACCGCATGCAGTCACTTGTCTGGACGGTTATCCGCTCACGCAACAAGGCAAGGGAGGAACCGCACTTGGCATCACGATGATCTCTTCCTTCTTCGCAGCCTCGGTCGGCATCATCGTGATGATCATCGCATCGCCGCTGCTGGTCAGCATCGCGTTCGAGTTCGGTCCCGCGGAAATATTTTCCATCATGCTACTCGGACTGCTATGCGGTGGCACCATGTCGCGCGGTTCTGCACTCAAGGGTGTGGCGATGACGTTGGTCGGTTTGTTGATAGGCACGGCAGGCACCGATGTGAACAGCGGCACCATGCGCTTTACCTTTGGCTTTCTGGAGCTGTCGAACAAGGTCGAGTTGGTAGCGCTTGCGCTGGGTCTATTTGGCGTGACCGAATTCTTGCGTAACGTAAATCAGATACAGGTAGTCAGCGCACATAGCACCAAGGTCAGCCTGCGCGATATGCGTCCCAGCAAAGCGGACCTCAAGCGCTCCTTCATGCCCATGTTGCGTGGCACATTCATCGGTACGCTATTCGGTTGCATGCCAGGTACCGGTCCGACGATCACGACTTTCATCGCGTATGCGTTCGAACGCAAGATATCGAAAACGCCTGAGCTGTTCGGCACCGGAATGATAGAAGGCGTCGCAGCGCCGGAAGCTGCTTCGCACTCGAAGACGCAAGTTGACTTCGTGCCGACGATGAGTCTGGGCATACCGGGCGATGCAGTCATGGCGCTGATACTCGGTGCGCTGCTGATACAAGGCATACAACCAGGACCGCAACTGATCACCGAACATGCTGATCTCTTCTGGGGATTAGTCGCCAGCTTCTGGATCGGCAATGTATTGCTCATCATACTGAACGTACCCTTGATCGGCATCTGGGTGAAACTCTTGCGTGTGCCGTATCGCTTCCTGTTTCCATCGGCGCTCTTCTTCATCGCAGTCGGCGTGTACAGCGTCAATAACAGTTTGTTTGAAGTGGGTGAAGTGCTGGTATTCGGATTGATCGGTGCACTGTTCGTCGCGCTTGATTTCTCTGTTGCGCCGATACTGCTAGGTTATGTGTTGGGCCCGATGATAGAAGAAAACTTCCGCCGCGCAGTACTGCTGTCACGCGGCGACATGATGGTGTTTCTGCAGCACCCTATCAGTTGCGCGTTTCTTACCCTGTGCGCCTCCATGATAGCGGTACAAGTTTTCTTTTCATGGCGAAAATCTCACCGCGCAAAGCAGGCTACACACAATGAGTTATCGGAAATAGCGCCCTTGCCTTGA
- a CDS encoding sulfate/molybdate ABC transporter ATP-binding protein, whose protein sequence is MSIEVKNIQKQFGNFVALNNVSLEFPAGELTALLGPSGCGKTTLLRIIAGLEQPDHGQVLLDGEDASARHVRERQVGFVFQHYALFKHMTVFENIAFGLRVRPAATRPSEQVIKEKVTKLLELVQLDWLADRYPPQLSGGQRQRIALARALAVEPRVLLLDEPFGALDAKVRKELRRWLRRLHDDLHVTSIFVTHDQEEALEVADQIVLMNKGNVEQIGAPKDVYNNPASPFVYGFLGNVNLFHGRVHEGILQSSGIAFDAPEHAETQDAKGIGYVRPHDLEVDRYTTGAEGIVVQLRRSHAIGPLAQLELERDDNGELIEAVISNERFSQLKLKDGETLIVRPKRLQVFVDESV, encoded by the coding sequence ATGAGCATCGAAGTCAAGAATATTCAAAAACAATTCGGCAATTTTGTCGCACTCAACAATGTATCGCTGGAATTCCCAGCGGGTGAATTGACCGCATTGCTCGGACCTTCCGGCTGCGGCAAGACTACCTTGTTGCGTATCATTGCCGGTCTGGAACAACCGGATCACGGCCAGGTATTGCTGGATGGTGAAGACGCTTCGGCGCGCCATGTGCGCGAACGTCAGGTTGGTTTCGTGTTCCAGCATTACGCCTTATTCAAGCACATGACTGTGTTTGAAAACATCGCTTTCGGTTTGCGTGTGCGCCCTGCGGCTACGCGTCCTTCCGAACAAGTGATCAAGGAAAAAGTAACCAAGCTGCTGGAGCTGGTGCAACTGGATTGGCTGGCAGATCGCTATCCACCGCAATTGTCGGGTGGTCAGCGTCAGCGTATCGCCTTGGCGCGTGCCTTGGCAGTGGAACCACGTGTGTTGCTGCTGGATGAACCGTTCGGCGCGCTGGATGCAAAAGTGCGTAAGGAATTGCGTCGCTGGTTGCGTCGTCTGCATGACGATCTGCATGTCACCAGTATTTTCGTCACGCATGATCAGGAAGAAGCGCTGGAAGTCGCCGATCAGATCGTGTTGATGAACAAAGGTAACGTCGAGCAGATCGGTGCGCCTAAGGATGTGTATAACAACCCGGCTTCGCCATTTGTCTACGGCTTCCTCGGCAATGTGAACTTGTTCCACGGCCGCGTGCATGAAGGCATTTTGCAATCGTCCGGTATCGCTTTCGATGCGCCTGAGCATGCAGAAACACAAGATGCCAAGGGTATCGGCTATGTGCGTCCGCACGATCTGGAAGTGGATCGCTACACGACTGGTGCAGAAGGTATCGTGGTGCAACTGCGTCGCTCACATGCGATAGGCCCGTTGGCACAACTGGAGCTGGAACGTGACGATAACGGTGAATTGATTGAAGCCGTGATCTCGAATGAGCGTTTCAGCCAATTGAAATTGAAAGATGGCGAAACACTGATCGTTCGCCCTAAACGTTTGCAAGTGTTCGTTGACGAATCGGTGTAA
- the cysT gene encoding sulfate ABC transporter permease subunit CysT, with product MSAAAIAIPVRKQTASRVLPGFNLSLGFTIFYLSLIVLIPLSAVFLKTFTMTWDDFVTAVTSDRVMASYKLSFGASLIAATLNAFFGGIVAWVLVRYKFPGKKIIDAMVDLPFALPTAVAGIALTALYSPNGWIGRYLEAVGIKVAFTPLGVVIALTFIGLPFVVRTVQPVLEDAERELEEAAASLGASHWQTFTKVIFPTVFPALLTGFALAFARATGEYGSVIFIAGNMPMVSEITPLFIVTKLEQYDYAGATAIAVVMLTASFLMLLAINLLQAWTRKRGQAEKV from the coding sequence ATGTCCGCTGCTGCCATTGCCATTCCTGTCAGGAAACAAACTGCATCCAGGGTACTTCCCGGATTCAATTTGTCGCTTGGTTTTACCATCTTCTATCTCAGCCTGATCGTCTTGATACCGCTGTCGGCCGTATTTTTGAAGACGTTCACGATGACGTGGGATGACTTCGTTACTGCGGTGACCTCAGATCGCGTGATGGCTTCTTATAAGTTGAGCTTTGGCGCTTCACTGATTGCGGCAACCTTGAATGCGTTTTTCGGTGGCATCGTGGCTTGGGTGCTGGTGCGCTACAAATTTCCCGGCAAGAAAATTATTGATGCAATGGTTGATTTGCCGTTTGCATTGCCGACTGCGGTGGCTGGTATTGCATTGACCGCACTGTATTCGCCTAACGGTTGGATCGGTCGTTATCTGGAAGCAGTAGGCATCAAGGTGGCATTTACGCCGCTGGGCGTTGTGATCGCGTTGACGTTTATCGGCCTGCCTTTTGTGGTGCGTACCGTACAGCCGGTGCTGGAAGATGCCGAGCGTGAGCTGGAAGAAGCTGCAGCGAGCTTGGGCGCCAGTCATTGGCAGACGTTTACCAAGGTTATTTTCCCTACGGTGTTCCCTGCATTGCTGACTGGTTTTGCTCTGGCTTTTGCGCGTGCGACGGGTGAATACGGTTCTGTCATTTTCATCGCCGGCAATATGCCTATGGTGTCCGAGATTACGCCGCTCTTTATCGTAACCAAGCTGGAGCAGTACGACTATGCAGGTGCGACGGCGATTGCGGTGGTGATGTTGACGGCTTCGTTCTTGATGCTATTGGCGATTAATTTATTGCAAGCCTGGACCCGCAAGCGTGGTCAGGCAGAGAAGGTTTGA
- the cysW gene encoding sulfate ABC transporter permease subunit CysW, with product MTAIAFPSNGVTVASGPRTALCVPAATLEPVWVRTVLIVVALAFLTLFLFVPLASVFAEALKKGWDAYIAAIVEEDAVSAIKLTLITAAIAVPLNLVFGVAASWCIAKFDFRGKSVLLTLIDLPFSVSPVISGLIYVLLFGAQGWFGGWLQENNIKILFAVPGIVLATIFVTFPFVARELIPLMQSQGSEEEEAALVLGASGWKTFWHVTLPNIKWGLLYGVILCNARAMGEFGAVSVVSGHIRGQTNTIPLQVEILYNEYQFSAAFAVASLLAMLALVTLALKSFIEWRLKDTHEQFQEQGS from the coding sequence ATGACAGCGATTGCTTTTCCATCTAATGGCGTGACGGTCGCCAGTGGTCCGCGTACAGCGCTGTGTGTGCCGGCTGCGACGCTGGAACCGGTTTGGGTACGTACGGTATTGATTGTTGTTGCGCTGGCATTTTTGACTTTGTTTCTATTCGTGCCATTGGCATCTGTTTTTGCTGAAGCGTTGAAAAAGGGTTGGGATGCCTACATCGCAGCGATTGTTGAAGAAGATGCTGTTTCTGCGATCAAGCTGACGCTGATTACGGCGGCGATTGCGGTGCCTTTGAATCTGGTATTCGGTGTGGCGGCTTCGTGGTGTATCGCGAAGTTTGATTTCCGCGGCAAAAGTGTTTTGCTGACCTTGATCGATTTGCCGTTCTCGGTTTCTCCAGTGATCTCCGGTTTGATTTATGTGCTGTTGTTTGGTGCGCAAGGCTGGTTCGGCGGTTGGTTGCAGGAAAACAATATCAAGATCCTGTTCGCAGTTCCGGGGATCGTGCTGGCAACGATATTCGTGACCTTCCCGTTTGTTGCGCGTGAATTGATTCCATTGATGCAATCACAAGGTAGTGAAGAGGAAGAGGCCGCGCTGGTCTTGGGTGCATCGGGTTGGAAAACCTTCTGGCATGTGACGCTGCCTAATATCAAATGGGGTTTGTTGTACGGAGTGATTCTGTGTAATGCACGTGCGATGGGTGAATTTGGCGCAGTATCGGTGGTATCCGGTCATATCCGTGGTCAGACAAATACGATACCGCTGCAGGTTGAGATTCTCTATAACGAATACCAATTTTCCGCAGCATTCGCTGTAGCATCATTGCTGGCAATGTTGGCACTGGTTACACTGGCGCTCAAATCATTCATTGAATGGCGTTTAAAAGATACACACGAACAGTTTCAGGAGCAGGGATCATGA
- a CDS encoding ShlB/FhaC/HecB family hemolysin secretion/activation protein: MQCLLGVTLTLAAAGALADDRFNITRFQIDGNTLLPTSEVQALTAPLSGPNRAYGDVQKALEALQNAYRKAGYSTVQVYVPEQELTSGVVKIQVNESVIGKVVVSGNNYFSEQNIRRSLPQVQSGKTPNLRQISEAVQLSNDSPAKQINVVLGTSEEDGKIDAEVKVSDNNPLRVFMTLDNTGTDATGKWRTGVAIQHANLFDRDQVGTLAYTTSPDSPSGVRVNLYSLGYRIPLYGMGDSLDFIYGKSSVNTPGASPTLGGLLGFTGKGDIFGLRWNHFFARQGETSTKLVFGLDYKKIDSRCNINGIELSTAPPTPPVASCVPYTTMPLSATYSGQTRGVSQNIDYNVGIARNIGTGTAYTNNITDGRTDRYSYLTPGSRNTNDNFIILRGGASIFKSFSNDWQMRVAGSAQYAKDPLVSAEQFGLAGATMVRGFTERAVAADSGMILNSEIYTPELLSKGNLRLLAFYDIGRGYNNKVGSTGIPSSMTVASIGVGARYVLGRDFNLRLDVARVQNAGTAITESRGDVNAHLSATLGF, from the coding sequence ATGCAATGTTTACTTGGGGTGACATTGACGCTCGCGGCTGCCGGCGCGCTGGCCGATGATCGCTTCAACATCACGCGCTTCCAGATAGATGGCAATACCTTATTGCCGACCAGCGAAGTACAAGCCTTGACAGCACCGCTGAGCGGCCCCAATCGCGCCTACGGCGATGTGCAAAAGGCGCTCGAAGCGCTGCAGAACGCCTATCGCAAGGCTGGCTACAGCACTGTGCAAGTCTACGTTCCCGAGCAGGAGCTCACCAGCGGCGTAGTCAAAATCCAGGTGAACGAAAGCGTCATAGGCAAGGTCGTCGTCAGCGGTAACAACTACTTTAGCGAACAGAATATCCGCCGCAGCCTGCCGCAAGTACAAAGCGGCAAGACGCCGAATCTGCGCCAAATTTCCGAAGCGGTACAACTCAGCAACGACAGTCCGGCCAAGCAAATTAACGTCGTCCTCGGCACAAGCGAAGAAGACGGCAAAATCGACGCCGAAGTCAAAGTCAGCGACAACAATCCCTTGCGCGTATTCATGACGCTCGACAATACCGGCACCGATGCCACTGGCAAATGGCGCACCGGCGTAGCGATACAGCATGCCAATCTGTTCGACCGCGATCAGGTCGGTACGCTGGCATATACAACGTCGCCGGATAGTCCAAGCGGCGTACGCGTCAACTTGTACTCGCTGGGATATCGCATTCCGCTGTACGGCATGGGCGACAGTCTCGATTTCATCTACGGTAAATCCAGCGTCAATACACCGGGCGCATCACCGACGCTGGGTGGCTTACTCGGCTTTACCGGCAAGGGCGACATCTTCGGGCTACGCTGGAATCACTTCTTCGCACGTCAGGGTGAAACCAGCACTAAACTTGTGTTCGGTCTCGATTACAAAAAAATCGATTCACGCTGCAACATCAATGGCATCGAATTGAGCACTGCACCGCCGACGCCGCCAGTGGCTTCCTGCGTGCCTTATACGACCATGCCACTGAGCGCGACTTATAGCGGTCAGACACGCGGTGTCAGTCAGAACATCGACTACAACGTCGGTATCGCGCGCAACATCGGCACCGGTACGGCTTATACCAATAATATTACCGACGGTAGAACCGATCGTTATTCCTATCTGACGCCGGGCAGCCGCAACACCAACGACAACTTCATCATCCTGCGCGGCGGCGCTTCCATCTTCAAAAGCTTCAGCAACGACTGGCAAATGCGTGTCGCAGGTTCTGCGCAATATGCCAAGGACCCGCTGGTATCCGCTGAGCAGTTTGGTTTGGCTGGTGCAACGATGGTGCGCGGCTTCACCGAGCGCGCGGTGGCAGCCGACAGCGGCATGATACTCAACAGTGAAATCTATACGCCTGAACTGCTAAGCAAAGGCAATCTGCGCCTGCTCGCGTTTTACGACATCGGACGCGGCTACAACAACAAAGTTGGCAGCACCGGCATTCCATCAAGCATGACGGTAGCAAGCATAGGCGTCGGCGCGCGCTATGTACTGGGCCGTGACTTCAATCTGCGGCTGGACGTCGCCCGCGTGCAAAACGCTGGTACAGCAATTACCGAAAGCCGCGGCGACGTGAATGCGCATCTAAGCGCGACATTGGGGTTCTGA
- a CDS encoding CysB family HTH-type transcriptional regulator — protein sequence MNFQQLRSIRETARCGYNLTEVANVLFTSQPGVSRQIRELEEELGVDIFERNGKRLTGLTDPGRGILQIIDRLLLEAENLQRASQEYAGQEIGTLAVATTHTQARYMLPKVVQVFRKEFPKVRIALQQSTPEHIAEWVLSGKADIGIATEGLSQFEDLVSFPCYRWHHSVVVPDGHPLLEKKLITLADLAQYSLITYDLGFTGRGHIDDAFKKADITTDIVLTAMDSDVIQQYVSLDLGVGIVASMAVKQNGSNGLKVIDASHLFAENVTRLAVRRGAYLRQYAYDFIQQFAPELSRADIDEAMKAHA from the coding sequence ATGAATTTTCAACAACTACGATCGATCCGCGAGACCGCGCGTTGCGGTTACAACCTGACCGAGGTGGCGAATGTGCTGTTCACATCGCAGCCTGGCGTCAGCCGGCAGATACGCGAGTTGGAGGAAGAGCTGGGCGTCGATATCTTTGAGCGTAATGGTAAACGTCTGACGGGTTTGACCGATCCTGGTCGTGGCATCTTGCAGATCATCGATCGCTTGCTGCTGGAAGCGGAAAATCTGCAGCGCGCCAGCCAGGAATACGCAGGACAGGAAATCGGTACGCTGGCCGTCGCAACGACCCATACGCAAGCACGTTACATGCTGCCTAAGGTCGTGCAGGTGTTTCGTAAGGAATTCCCTAAAGTACGTATCGCCTTGCAGCAAAGTACACCTGAACACATTGCAGAGTGGGTGTTGTCGGGCAAGGCAGATATCGGTATCGCGACGGAAGGTTTGAGCCAGTTTGAAGATCTGGTTTCCTTCCCTTGCTATCGCTGGCATCACTCGGTAGTCGTGCCGGATGGTCATCCTTTATTGGAAAAGAAACTGATCACGCTGGCAGATCTGGCGCAGTATTCATTGATTACGTATGACCTGGGCTTTACCGGTCGTGGCCATATCGACGATGCATTCAAGAAGGCTGACATTACGACTGACATCGTCTTAACAGCGATGGATTCGGACGTTATTCAGCAATACGTGTCACTCGATCTTGGTGTTGGCATCGTGGCGTCGATGGCGGTTAAGCAGAATGGCAGCAATGGTTTGAAGGTCATTGATGCTTCGCATCTGTTTGCAGAAAATGTGACGCGATTGGCCGTGCGGCGTGGTGCGTATTTGCGTCAATATGCGTATGACTTTATTCAGCAATTTGCACCGGAGTTGTCGCGTGCTGATATCGATGAAGCAATGAAGGCGCATGCGTAA
- a CDS encoding peptide transporter, with protein MTEEIFSLEKFEYLCYSRQQEAAVRQLLKLLLLLDKNYGKLTESFVLTASPSIPAEQLHQHVLTRVTSAISALFSDPSFHVTLDGFGQLINFQRWLAALFAASPFVNADHILSSLNFLGPESKAVHVTELDLIKYCILYSSESEQPLDAARLWQQNPTLAAALFMALLSPRFLGSRAAHSKREALLAWLPAQLEQIDTLDSLPLGILHDVYMHCSYADLPGRHDIKRPINRLIQNKLAALNIRDIPPTATVSNHAGKPVMLVLLEWFTGGHSIYRTHSKTLEAAREHFHLVAIAYANNVDDLGRAVFDEVIEFETQHDTIGCMRQLHAVATARRPDVLYMPSVGMFPITMFAANLRLARLQVAALGHPATTHARAIDYISVEEDFVGDPACFSEKLLLLPKDGQPYRPSAIEVALAPQQRLERPVVHVAVAATTMKLNPGFLAACQEIDRQSSRQIHFHFLIGQAQGLIYPQVCRLIQGYLPQASVYQHQPYQQYLSIFNQCDMFLSPFPFGNTNGIVDAVTIGIPGVCKSGREVFEHIDEGLFRRLGLPDWCITESVEDYVAAAVRLADDYPARAALYRQLEQPALLDKLFCGRPEILGQRLLQLLKELPSA; from the coding sequence ATGACAGAAGAAATTTTCTCGCTGGAAAAATTCGAATACCTTTGTTATTCCAGACAACAGGAAGCAGCCGTACGCCAACTGCTCAAGCTCTTGTTGCTGCTGGATAAAAATTACGGAAAACTCACCGAGAGTTTCGTGCTCACGGCATCACCATCGATACCGGCAGAACAATTGCATCAGCATGTGTTGACACGAGTTACCAGTGCCATTTCTGCCTTGTTTTCAGATCCGAGCTTCCACGTTACGCTGGATGGTTTCGGGCAACTGATCAATTTTCAGCGCTGGTTGGCAGCGTTGTTTGCAGCCAGTCCCTTCGTCAACGCTGACCATATCCTGAGTTCGCTCAATTTCCTTGGCCCTGAATCCAAGGCGGTGCATGTCACTGAATTGGATCTGATCAAGTACTGCATCCTGTATTCGTCGGAGTCCGAACAGCCGCTGGATGCCGCACGGTTGTGGCAACAAAATCCCACACTTGCCGCGGCCCTGTTCATGGCCTTGCTGTCGCCGCGCTTTCTCGGCTCAAGAGCGGCGCATTCGAAACGGGAAGCCTTGCTGGCGTGGCTGCCGGCACAACTGGAACAAATCGATACGCTGGATAGCTTGCCGCTTGGGATCTTGCACGATGTTTACATGCATTGCAGTTATGCCGATTTGCCGGGACGCCACGATATCAAGCGACCGATTAACCGCCTGATTCAAAACAAGCTGGCAGCGCTCAATATTCGGGATATTCCACCGACAGCGACCGTGAGCAATCATGCCGGCAAACCGGTCATGCTGGTCTTGCTGGAATGGTTTACCGGCGGGCATTCGATTTACCGCACCCATTCGAAAACACTGGAAGCGGCGCGCGAGCATTTCCATCTGGTCGCGATTGCTTATGCCAATAACGTGGACGATCTGGGGCGAGCGGTATTCGATGAGGTCATTGAATTTGAAACGCAACATGACACGATAGGCTGCATGCGCCAATTGCATGCTGTGGCGACGGCGCGGCGACCGGATGTGTTGTACATGCCCAGCGTCGGCATGTTCCCGATCACCATGTTTGCGGCCAATCTGAGATTGGCCCGCTTGCAGGTGGCGGCGCTCGGACATCCGGCCACGACCCACGCACGAGCCATCGATTACATCAGCGTTGAAGAGGATTTCGTCGGCGATCCGGCTTGTTTCAGCGAGAAGTTATTGCTGTTGCCGAAAGACGGGCAGCCATATCGCCCATCTGCCATTGAAGTAGCGCTGGCTCCGCAGCAGCGTCTAGAGCGACCGGTGGTGCATGTAGCGGTGGCTGCCACGACGATGAAATTGAATCCGGGCTTTTTGGCGGCATGCCAGGAAATTGACCGGCAATCATCGCGCCAGATACATTTCCATTTTTTGATCGGTCAGGCGCAGGGTTTGATTTACCCTCAAGTATGCCGCCTGATACAAGGTTATCTGCCGCAGGCATCGGTGTATCAACATCAGCCATATCAGCAATACCTCTCCATTTTTAATCAGTGCGATATGTTTCTCAGCCCGTTCCCGTTCGGTAATACCAATGGCATCGTCGATGCTGTGACTATCGGTATTCCAGGCGTATGTAAAAGTGGTCGTGAAGTGTTCGAGCATATCGACGAAGGCTTGTTCAGACGCTTGGGCTTGCCTGACTGGTGCATTACCGAAAGCGTTGAGGATTACGTTGCGGCAGCGGTGCGTCTGGCGGACGATTATCCGGCGCGAGCGGCGTTGTATCGCCAACTGGAACAACCGGCACTGCTCGACAAACTATTCTGTGGTCGCCCGGAAATCCTGGGGCAGCGCTTGCTGCAATTGCTTAAAGAGTTGCCATCGGCTTAG
- a CDS encoding tripartite tricarboxylate transporter TctB family protein: protein MIFSKWFNKYNKDYYGGALMMLIGLAAAARGIDYKVGTLENMGSGFVPVAEGVLLALVGATIALQATRTAPAAKKTGTPQWRGWLCIVSGLIAFVILGEHGGLLPASFAIVFISALGDRNNSLKDAFVLALALMIVSVVVFRWALGVQFPLLQWG, encoded by the coding sequence ATGATTTTCAGTAAGTGGTTCAATAAATACAACAAGGACTACTACGGCGGCGCACTGATGATGTTGATCGGACTCGCTGCAGCCGCACGTGGAATCGACTACAAGGTCGGCACACTGGAAAACATGGGTTCCGGCTTTGTCCCTGTGGCGGAAGGCGTGCTGCTCGCGCTGGTCGGTGCCACCATCGCATTACAAGCTACACGCACTGCACCTGCAGCAAAAAAAACCGGCACGCCACAATGGCGCGGCTGGCTGTGCATCGTGTCTGGATTGATTGCGTTTGTGATCCTCGGTGAACATGGCGGCCTGCTGCCAGCAAGTTTTGCAATTGTGTTCATCTCGGCGCTCGGTGATCGCAACAACAGCCTGAAGGATGCATTCGTCCTCGCACTGGCTTTAATGATAGTTAGCGTGGTGGTATTCCGCTGGGCGCTCGGTGTGCAGTTTCCATTACTGCAGTGGGGTTGA